The following is a genomic window from Bacillus kexueae.
CTGATGAAGCAGGGAACAAAAAAGAGTTTGAAGTACTGGTTCGTTTCGATAGTGAAGTAGAGATTGATTATTATCGTCACGGTGGAATTCTGCAAATGGTACTTCGCGACAAATTAAAAGCGTAATAGCTTTTACGAAGAAGCGGTCTAAGGCCGCTTCTTTTTTATCTCATACAATCATAATGCAAGGCTTTACTCTATATGTTATGATTAATTTCGAATTGATTATGATGTATTCACCTGTTGGGAAAGGAGGGAGACATTTGAGTAAAATTGAAACAAACAGTCCAACCCCATTGTATCAGCAAGTAAAAGAAATCATCGCTAATCGCATTCAAAAGAAGTATTGGGTTCCAGGAGATTTAATTCCAACTGAGCAACAGTTGATCGAAGAATTTAATGTGAGTCGAACGACTATCCGACAAGCCGTATCAGCCCTAGTTCAAGAAGGGCTGCTAGAGAAAAAGCAAGGAAAGGGAACAATCGTCAAATCACAGCGGTTAACAGGCACGTTAGGAAGACTAACAGGATTTGCTGAAGAAGTGATGGAAAAAGGGTTACGCCCCCATTCAAAGCTACTAAGAGCGGAATTTCGTAAAGATTTATTCTTTGAAAAAGGAAAACTAAAAGTTGCAGATGATGAGGAAATCTTAATGATTGAACGGGTTCGGTTCGCTGATGAAGAACCCATTGCCATCGAGAAATCCTTTTGGCCAAAGGAAATAGGAAACATTCTGATGAAATACGATTTAAATGGTGCCATCTATTATCAAATTTTAGAGGAACATGGGGTATACCTAGTGAAAGCTAACGAAAAAATCCGAGCTG
Proteins encoded in this region:
- a CDS encoding GntR family transcriptional regulator, translating into MSKIETNSPTPLYQQVKEIIANRIQKKYWVPGDLIPTEQQLIEEFNVSRTTIRQAVSALVQEGLLEKKQGKGTIVKSQRLTGTLGRLTGFAEEVMEKGLRPHSKLLRAEFRKDLFFEKGKLKVADDEEILMIERVRFADEEPIAIEKSFWPKEIGNILMKYDLNGAIYYQILEEHGVYLVKANEKIRAVNATIPEADYLGTASGAALLEMTRHSFGVNDQPIEYTCTKYRSDRYHYDIDLHR